A genomic window from Tautonia rosea includes:
- a CDS encoding Rieske (2Fe-2S) protein — MGRSVAVCRVSEVPEGRGRVVRLDDWVISVFRDGDRIVAIQDACPHAGASLGSGWVEDGAVVCPLHRWRFSLIDGRCLGGGRPDEGVSCVPVEVREGWVWVSV, encoded by the coding sequence GTGGGACGATCGGTCGCCGTCTGTCGGGTTTCGGAGGTTCCCGAAGGCCGGGGGCGAGTGGTTCGCCTCGACGATTGGGTGATTTCGGTCTTCCGGGACGGCGATCGGATCGTCGCGATCCAGGATGCCTGTCCGCATGCCGGGGCTTCGCTCGGGAGCGGTTGGGTCGAGGACGGAGCGGTCGTTTGCCCCTTGCACCGGTGGCGCTTTTCCCTGATCGACGGCCGGTGTCTTGGAGGAGGAAGGCCTGACGAGGGGGTCTCTTGCGTTCCGGTCGAGGTCCGAGAGGGCTGGGTCTGGGTGAGCGTTTGA
- a CDS encoding NHL repeat-containing protein: MPSRRRFLGGLVASAATSWVSGCDLGRESYPELVWGIHGTKPGWLQKPRVAAFDADDLLYIADLTDRIQVFDRDGTFLRHWRTPDLNIDGPSGLTVDRLGRVLVADTHFYRILVYDRYGSLLFQIGDGIQGSTPGRFDYPTDVVIDRDGCFYISEYGENDRIQVFSPEGEWLRQWGGHGHRPGQFVRPAALDIDEEDRLYVADACNHRIQIFDTQGELIDLWGSRGSEPGQINYAYDVAIGPDGHLSVCEYANCRVQKFTRDGRSLGTWGRPGRGPGELNNPWALAVDSQGAVSVIDSNNHRVQRFRF, encoded by the coding sequence ATGCCGTCGCGACGCCGATTTCTGGGGGGCCTGGTGGCCTCGGCGGCGACTTCCTGGGTTTCGGGGTGCGATCTGGGTCGGGAATCCTACCCGGAATTGGTCTGGGGGATCCACGGCACCAAGCCCGGCTGGTTGCAAAAACCTCGGGTGGCAGCCTTCGACGCAGACGACCTGCTCTACATCGCCGACCTGACCGACCGCATTCAGGTCTTCGATCGGGACGGCACCTTTTTACGGCACTGGCGGACCCCCGACCTGAACATCGACGGTCCGAGCGGATTGACGGTCGATCGTCTGGGACGCGTTCTGGTGGCCGATACCCATTTCTACCGGATCCTCGTTTATGATCGGTACGGGTCGCTCCTGTTCCAGATTGGCGACGGCATTCAGGGATCGACCCCCGGCCGGTTCGACTACCCGACCGACGTGGTGATCGACCGCGACGGCTGCTTCTATATCAGTGAGTACGGCGAGAACGACCGCATTCAGGTCTTTTCTCCCGAGGGGGAATGGCTCAGACAGTGGGGAGGGCATGGGCACCGCCCCGGTCAGTTTGTCCGGCCGGCGGCGCTCGACATCGACGAGGAGGATCGCCTTTACGTCGCCGACGCCTGCAACCATCGCATCCAGATCTTCGACACCCAGGGGGAACTGATCGACCTCTGGGGTTCCCGAGGCTCCGAACCCGGCCAGATCAACTACGCCTACGACGTTGCCATTGGGCCGGATGGTCATCTTTCCGTCTGCGAGTACGCGAACTGCCGCGTTCAGAAGTTTACCCGAGACGGCCGATCGCTCGGCACCTGGGGACGTCCCGGTCGCGGCCCTGGAGAGTTGAACAACCCTTGGGCGTTAGCGGTCGACAGTCAGGGGGCCGTCTCGGTGATCGACTCAAATAACCATCGTGTCCAGCGGTTCCGATTCTGA